The following proteins are encoded in a genomic region of Thermococcus pacificus:
- a CDS encoding FKBP-type peptidyl-prolyl cis-trans isomerase, translating into MKIEAGDFVAFHYVGRFENGEVFDTSYEDIAKENGIFVEEREYGPLGVNVGVGEIIPGLDEALIGMEIGEKKTVVVPPEKAYGMPNPELIIDVPISEFTQAGLEPVEGMYVMTDSGIAKIARIEGESVSLDFNHPLAGKTLVFEVEIVDIQKGEEKDSGEAEA; encoded by the coding sequence ATGAAGATTGAAGCTGGAGATTTTGTGGCCTTCCACTACGTTGGCAGGTTTGAGAACGGTGAAGTTTTTGACACTAGTTATGAGGATATAGCTAAGGAAAACGGCATATTCGTCGAAGAGCGCGAGTACGGTCCCCTTGGCGTCAACGTCGGCGTCGGGGAGATCATCCCGGGCCTTGATGAGGCCCTCATAGGCATGGAGATAGGGGAGAAGAAGACGGTCGTCGTTCCCCCGGAGAAGGCCTACGGCATGCCCAACCCGGAGCTCATCATAGACGTTCCCATCTCGGAGTTCACTCAGGCTGGCCTTGAGCCCGTTGAGGGAATGTACGTCATGACCGACTCGGGGATAGCCAAGATAGCCAGGATCGAGGGGGAGAGCGTCAGCCTCGACTTCAACCACCCGCTCGCCGGGAAGACCCTTGTCTTCGAGGTTGAGATAGTGGACATACAGAAAGGGGAAGAAAAGGACTCAGGCGAGGCTGA
- a CDS encoding DUF2118 family protein, which translates to MERMPRLYVEVDAGECVVQGKATRDCVIIQGNIEVWLEEGDELPEFIDLEDAKFLAKEVYDRFYLYVDRMEGRMLADVVLVLPDGRTRIYLKKGDELMILPVEGYTKTIIANVGNRVRKGDAFAAVTTRKGEVHYLKPPKTGTVVFIDEITDRPHYVYYILPEE; encoded by the coding sequence GTGGAGAGGATGCCGAGGCTTTACGTTGAGGTGGATGCAGGAGAGTGTGTGGTTCAAGGGAAGGCCACGAGGGACTGCGTGATCATTCAGGGGAACATTGAGGTCTGGCTGGAAGAGGGCGACGAGCTCCCGGAGTTCATCGACTTAGAGGATGCAAAGTTCTTGGCCAAGGAGGTCTACGACCGCTTTTACCTCTACGTCGACAGGATGGAGGGCAGGATGCTCGCCGATGTTGTACTTGTCCTGCCCGACGGGAGGACAAGAATTTACCTGAAAAAAGGGGACGAGCTCATGATACTCCCAGTTGAGGGCTACACGAAGACGATAATAGCCAACGTCGGGAACAGGGTTAGAAAGGGGGATGCATTCGCGGCCGTGACCACCAGGAAAGGGGAGGTGCACTACCTCAAGCCGCCTAAGACCGGAACCGTTGTTTTCATAGATGAGATAACGGACAGACCCCACTACGTCTACTACATTCTGCCAGAGGAGTGA
- a CDS encoding DUF4129 domain-containing protein: MSTRVKFAALYGLLFALMTLLLSYSVKTGEVKKSPAEFSGFLVIAVALLSAIVLALLFLSWRDIPLKRKLYPANNLKYLLSWIVMALGALGIIYWMKYSNASGLLTPVNNTTNVTVNGSVLPPSPVYHNNTLTNSTSPLSHTGYPLYIFLAVFMAGLAYFAVTYYREALKKRERKRMRKRALNFDRKVDELGFEMFSDPREAVVGIYKNAVLWLEVLGIPYRESWTHWEHAGKVNVSLLREPFTNLTRLFEKAKYAPEKVTWDDAERALELYRKMRGVLNEAP; encoded by the coding sequence ATGTCCACCAGGGTAAAATTCGCGGCACTCTACGGACTGCTGTTTGCATTGATGACGCTTTTGTTGAGCTACAGCGTTAAGACAGGCGAGGTTAAGAAGAGCCCCGCCGAGTTCTCAGGGTTTCTCGTGATAGCGGTTGCCCTCCTTTCCGCAATCGTCCTCGCCCTGCTCTTCCTCAGCTGGCGCGACATACCCCTCAAGAGGAAGCTTTACCCTGCAAATAATTTGAAATACCTTCTTTCCTGGATCGTTATGGCACTCGGGGCGCTGGGGATAATCTACTGGATGAAGTACTCCAACGCCTCTGGCCTTCTCACCCCAGTCAACAACACGACCAACGTTACCGTCAACGGCAGCGTCCTTCCCCCCTCACCGGTTTACCACAACAACACCCTCACGAACTCGACCTCACCCCTCTCGCACACAGGCTACCCCCTCTACATCTTCCTGGCGGTTTTCATGGCCGGCCTTGCTTACTTCGCCGTCACCTACTACAGGGAGGCCCTCAAAAAGCGGGAGAGAAAGAGGATGCGCAAAAGGGCGTTGAACTTCGACAGAAAGGTCGACGAGCTGGGCTTCGAAATGTTCTCCGACCCGAGGGAGGCTGTGGTAGGGATATACAAGAACGCCGTCCTCTGGCTCGAGGTTCTCGGAATACCTTACAGGGAGAGCTGGACCCACTGGGAGCACGCCGGTAAGGTCAACGTCTCCCTCCTCAGGGAGCCCTTCACCAACCTCACGAGGCTCTTTGAGAAGGCGAAGTACGCCCCCGAAAAGGTCACCTGGGACGATGCGGAGAGGGCCCTGGAACTCTACAGAAAGATGAGGGGTGTCCTGAATGAGGCTCCATAA
- a CDS encoding AAA family ATPase — translation MKIEEIHEKGNAVLNEVGKAIVGKEEVLKLILTTILADGHVLLEDLPGLAKTLMAKSFAKALGVQFTRVQFTPDLLPSDILGVSVFNQKTLEFEFRKGPVFTNVLLADEINRAPPKTQSALLEAMQERQVTVEGNTYVLPKPFIVIATQNPIEQEGTYPLPEAQLDRFLVRLRVGYPTKAEEIEILRRRMARKKEDVDIQTILSAEQVVEMQRAIEDVYVSDAILEYITDIVTATREDKREIEIGASPRGSLALLKLSRAYAALEGRDYVIPDDVKAVAVPALSHRLILKRELWYTKVSQESIMEKLLGKVPVPKFE, via the coding sequence ATGAAGATTGAGGAGATACACGAGAAGGGAAACGCCGTCCTCAACGAGGTCGGCAAGGCGATAGTCGGGAAGGAGGAAGTGCTGAAGCTGATACTGACCACCATCTTAGCTGACGGCCACGTCCTGCTGGAGGATCTCCCGGGGCTGGCCAAGACGCTGATGGCAAAGAGCTTCGCGAAGGCTTTAGGAGTCCAGTTCACGCGCGTCCAGTTCACGCCGGATTTGCTCCCCAGTGACATCCTCGGCGTTTCGGTTTTCAACCAGAAAACGCTCGAGTTCGAGTTCAGGAAGGGGCCGGTCTTCACCAACGTCCTCCTCGCGGACGAGATCAACCGCGCCCCGCCAAAGACCCAGTCGGCTTTGCTCGAGGCGATGCAGGAGAGGCAGGTAACGGTTGAGGGGAACACCTACGTCCTGCCGAAGCCCTTCATCGTCATAGCCACCCAGAACCCGATAGAGCAGGAGGGAACCTACCCCCTCCCCGAGGCCCAGCTCGACCGCTTCCTGGTCAGACTCCGCGTCGGCTACCCGACCAAGGCGGAGGAGATAGAGATACTCCGCAGGAGGATGGCGAGGAAGAAGGAGGACGTGGACATTCAAACGATACTGAGCGCTGAGCAGGTCGTCGAGATGCAGAGGGCCATTGAGGACGTCTACGTCAGCGACGCCATACTGGAGTACATAACCGACATAGTCACCGCCACGAGGGAGGACAAGAGGGAGATAGAGATAGGCGCCTCTCCGAGGGGGTCCCTGGCCCTCCTCAAGCTCTCAAGGGCATACGCCGCCCTCGAGGGAAGGGACTACGTGATTCCGGACGACGTCAAAGCTGTCGCGGTTCCGGCCCTGAGCCACAGGCTCATCCTGAAGAGGGAGCTCTGGTACACCAAGGTGAGCCAGGAGAGCATAATGGAGAAGCTCCTTGGAAAGGTTCCGGTTCCTAAATTCGAGTGA
- a CDS encoding DUF58 domain-containing protein: protein MNAGGPDEKGPVEGRMIPTEKTEELLLAVWLLVLIAFLLLRWEMVYLLLPALWLVFVAVFFFKPRLDVELERIIPHNRFLEGSELEVVLRIKSKERIPSLKIREDLPEELELIEGEREWVVSLSKGETREFRYKVRVKRGIHEFNWVELSYRDPFGFFHFTKKFDLYTEVIGVPIIEDVPTPYSTRGTKITVGALPSPRVGEGVEFHAIREYQPGDPLKIINWKATARTGRIMANEYESERKVDVIFIVDASYTGELVFDNLIRAAASLMLNALNSGTSFGLLLAEDAPLWVRPDYGKRHFFKCIDFLSTARPDRNNMIAYQVEHLIRSHFPPRAQLVYFSPLLTEESREALKIMASFGYNVAVISPDPYTAVEPKSREEELALKLLSLQRKAALKKMAAYGIIIDWDVRKPLKAAIAEVVGV, encoded by the coding sequence ATGAACGCTGGAGGCCCGGATGAAAAGGGCCCTGTTGAGGGCAGGATGATTCCCACGGAGAAGACGGAGGAGCTACTCCTCGCCGTGTGGCTCCTGGTCCTCATAGCCTTCCTCCTTCTCCGCTGGGAGATGGTCTACCTTCTCCTTCCGGCGCTCTGGCTGGTGTTCGTGGCGGTGTTCTTCTTCAAGCCGAGGCTCGACGTCGAGCTGGAGAGGATTATTCCTCACAACCGCTTCCTAGAGGGGAGCGAGCTCGAGGTAGTCCTCAGAATAAAATCGAAGGAGCGGATACCGAGCCTCAAGATACGGGAAGATCTTCCGGAAGAGCTGGAACTCATAGAGGGTGAGAGGGAGTGGGTCGTCTCGCTGTCAAAGGGAGAAACGAGGGAGTTCCGCTACAAGGTGCGCGTGAAGCGCGGAATACACGAGTTCAACTGGGTCGAGCTGAGCTACCGCGACCCCTTCGGCTTCTTCCACTTCACGAAGAAGTTCGACCTCTACACTGAAGTCATCGGCGTTCCCATAATCGAGGACGTCCCAACTCCGTACTCAACGAGGGGAACCAAGATAACCGTGGGTGCACTCCCCTCCCCAAGGGTCGGCGAGGGCGTTGAGTTCCACGCCATAAGGGAGTACCAGCCAGGCGATCCGCTCAAGATAATCAACTGGAAAGCCACCGCTAGAACGGGAAGAATAATGGCCAACGAGTACGAGAGCGAGAGGAAGGTTGACGTGATATTCATAGTCGACGCCTCCTACACCGGCGAGCTCGTTTTCGACAACCTCATCCGCGCCGCGGCTTCCCTCATGCTCAACGCCCTCAACAGCGGCACGAGCTTCGGTCTTCTCCTGGCCGAGGACGCCCCCCTATGGGTTCGCCCCGACTACGGCAAGAGGCACTTCTTCAAGTGCATCGACTTCCTGAGCACGGCAAGGCCGGACAGGAACAACATGATAGCCTACCAAGTGGAGCACCTAATACGCTCCCACTTTCCCCCGAGGGCGCAACTGGTCTACTTCTCACCCCTCCTGACGGAGGAGAGCAGGGAGGCTTTGAAGATAATGGCCTCCTTCGGCTACAACGTGGCCGTCATCAGTCCAGACCCCTACACCGCCGTCGAGCCGAAGAGCCGCGAGGAGGAACTGGCCCTCAAGCTCCTCTCCCTCCAGAGGAAGGCGGCCCTCAAGAAGATGGCCGCCTACGGGATAATAATAGACTGGGACGTCAGGAAGCCGCTGAAGGCAGCGATAGCTGAGGTGGTGGGAGTATGA
- a CDS encoding carbohydrate kinase family protein: protein MGFDLVVLGHVSIDHIRMPGKPEVILPGGAAAAVATSAALAGAKVGLVTKVGEDFPKEWLEKLASLLDVRGVHVLPGKTIHIYMIYHEDGSVDAPVDMGVARMMGETPIPEEYLDSEVFHIAPIPPEEQLKALKRLDGKRISLDFNPTYMGDYLSRTDLMREIVSRVDVLFPNEREALVITKAKTVEEAAERLHEWGAKLVVVTRGERGVLLYDGEFREFEALPISENEIVDPTGAGDAFAGGFLAGYSRGKPLEECVRLGLERAREVLKKEGSWSV, encoded by the coding sequence ATGGGGTTCGACTTGGTGGTGCTCGGTCACGTCTCAATCGATCACATACGCATGCCCGGAAAACCTGAGGTAATACTCCCGGGAGGTGCCGCGGCGGCAGTTGCCACTTCCGCCGCTCTGGCTGGAGCCAAAGTGGGGCTGGTCACGAAGGTCGGAGAGGACTTTCCGAAGGAGTGGCTTGAAAAGCTGGCCTCACTCTTGGACGTGAGGGGCGTTCACGTTCTCCCGGGCAAAACGATACACATCTACATGATCTACCATGAGGATGGGAGTGTTGACGCACCGGTGGACATGGGAGTCGCCCGGATGATGGGCGAGACCCCCATTCCCGAAGAGTACCTTGATTCAGAGGTCTTTCACATAGCACCAATCCCGCCAGAGGAGCAGTTGAAGGCCCTAAAGAGGCTTGATGGGAAGAGAATAAGCCTCGACTTCAACCCGACTTACATGGGGGACTACCTGAGCAGAACAGACCTCATGAGGGAGATAGTTTCCCGCGTTGACGTTCTCTTCCCAAACGAGAGAGAGGCCTTGGTCATAACGAAGGCTAAAACGGTTGAAGAGGCCGCGGAGAGGCTCCACGAATGGGGGGCAAAGCTGGTTGTGGTAACACGCGGCGAGAGAGGGGTTCTGCTCTACGACGGTGAGTTCAGGGAGTTCGAGGCACTTCCAATAAGCGAGAATGAGATAGTCGACCCAACCGGAGCCGGCGACGCGTTTGCAGGCGGCTTCCTCGCTGGATACTCGCGCGGAAAACCGCTTGAGGAGTGCGTAAGGCTCGGTCTCGAGAGGGCCAGGGAAGTCCTGAAAAAGGAGGGGAGCTGGAGCGTTTAA
- a CDS encoding carboxypeptidase M32, translating into MESVFQNETVKQILEKYRRIWAIGHAQSVLGWDMEVNMPREGILERSVAQGELSVLSQEFLLKPEFVELVEKAKGIEDLNEYEHGVVRVLDRQIRISRSFPPEFLREMSEVTSQATKAWEEAKRSNDYSKFEPWLDKIIDLAKRAAEYLGYENEPYDALLDLFEEGLTTKEVERMFEKLEKELKPLLEKIMEEGKVPQNHPLEKEKYEREQMERVNLWILEKFGFPLGVRSRLDVSAHPFTTEFGIRDVRITTRYEGYDFRRTILSTVHEFGHALYELQQDERFMFTPIAGGVSLGIHESQSRFWENIIGRSREFAGLIYPVLKENLPFMGNYTPEDVYLYFNMVRPDFIRTEADVVTYNFHILLRFKLERMMLNEGVKAKDLPELWNEEMERLLGIRPKTYAEGILQDIHWAHGTIGYFPTYSIGTLLAAQFYYHIKHDIPDFEEKVAKAEFEPIKAWLREKVHRYGSIYPPKELLKKAIGEELNPDYFIRWVKERYL; encoded by the coding sequence ATGGAGTCGGTTTTCCAGAACGAGACCGTAAAGCAGATTCTTGAGAAGTACAGGCGCATATGGGCTATTGGCCACGCCCAGAGCGTCCTCGGCTGGGACATGGAGGTCAACATGCCCAGGGAAGGAATCCTTGAGAGGAGCGTTGCCCAGGGCGAGTTAAGCGTCCTCAGCCAGGAGTTCCTCCTCAAGCCTGAGTTCGTTGAGCTTGTGGAGAAGGCCAAAGGGATTGAAGACCTCAACGAGTACGAACACGGCGTCGTCCGCGTTCTCGACAGGCAGATAAGAATAAGCCGCTCGTTCCCGCCCGAGTTCCTAAGGGAGATGAGCGAGGTTACGAGCCAGGCAACGAAGGCCTGGGAGGAAGCGAAGAGGAGCAACGACTACTCCAAGTTCGAGCCCTGGCTCGACAAAATCATCGATCTGGCAAAGCGCGCCGCTGAGTACCTCGGCTATGAGAACGAGCCCTACGACGCTTTGCTCGACCTCTTCGAGGAGGGCCTCACTACCAAAGAAGTCGAGAGGATGTTCGAGAAGCTCGAGAAGGAGCTCAAGCCGCTCCTTGAGAAAATCATGGAAGAGGGTAAAGTTCCCCAGAACCACCCGCTCGAGAAGGAGAAGTACGAGAGGGAGCAGATGGAGCGCGTTAACCTCTGGATACTCGAGAAGTTCGGCTTCCCACTCGGCGTTCGCTCAAGGCTCGACGTTTCCGCTCACCCGTTCACAACCGAGTTCGGCATCCGCGATGTCAGAATCACTACTAGATACGAGGGCTACGACTTCAGGAGGACGATATTAAGTACAGTCCACGAGTTCGGGCATGCTCTCTACGAGCTCCAGCAGGACGAGAGGTTCATGTTCACGCCGATAGCTGGAGGGGTAAGCCTCGGAATCCACGAGAGCCAGAGCAGATTCTGGGAGAACATCATCGGCAGGTCGAGGGAGTTCGCTGGACTCATCTACCCCGTCCTGAAGGAGAACCTCCCGTTCATGGGCAACTACACACCAGAAGATGTCTACCTCTACTTCAACATGGTTCGCCCGGACTTCATCAGGACCGAGGCCGACGTGGTAACCTACAACTTCCACATACTCCTCCGCTTCAAGCTCGAGAGGATGATGCTCAACGAGGGCGTTAAGGCCAAGGACCTGCCGGAGCTCTGGAACGAGGAGATGGAGAGGCTCCTCGGCATAAGGCCGAAGACCTACGCGGAGGGAATCCTCCAGGACATCCACTGGGCTCACGGAACGATAGGCTACTTCCCGACCTACAGCATCGGAACCCTCCTCGCGGCCCAGTTCTACTATCACATCAAGCACGACATCCCGGACTTCGAGGAGAAGGTAGCTAAAGCCGAGTTCGAGCCGATAAAGGCCTGGCTCCGCGAGAAGGTCCACAGGTACGGCTCCATCTACCCGCCGAAGGAACTCCTCAAGAAGGCCATCGGCGAGGAGCTGAACCCAGACTACTTTATCCGCTGGGTGAAGGAGAGGTATCTGTGA
- a CDS encoding ASCH domain-containing protein, translated as MATWRMGLQEEYLRAIAEGRKRIEGRLYDEKRQGIRPGDTIIFENKLMVVVKDIRVYSSFREMLEKEGLENVLPGVESIEEGVRVYRRFYSEEKEKKYGVAAIEVEPVGWVGEPLT; from the coding sequence ATGGCAACGTGGAGGATGGGCCTGCAGGAAGAGTACCTCAGGGCAATAGCCGAAGGGCGGAAGAGGATCGAGGGCCGCCTGTACGACGAGAAGAGACAGGGGATAAGGCCTGGGGACACGATAATCTTCGAGAACAAACTGATGGTCGTGGTGAAGGACATCAGGGTTTATTCCTCCTTCAGGGAGATGCTTGAGAAAGAGGGCCTAGAGAACGTCCTGCCCGGCGTGGAGAGCATCGAGGAAGGAGTGAGGGTCTACAGGCGGTTCTACAGTGAGGAGAAGGAGAAGAAGTACGGCGTTGCGGCGATAGAGGTCGAGCCCGTCGGGTGGGTTGGAGAGCCGCTCACCTAG
- a CDS encoding geranylgeranyl reductase family protein: MKYDVLIIGGGPAGNYLANLLARDFSVAVVEKKGSFGGKACTGIIGAASYERLGLPEEAVLNKLRGAVFYSRIQSFEIARKTPQAYIVDRKILEKTLAERAVKRGAEYYMATTFRGFKNGRAVLQHLGERLEIEADFYVGADGVSSTVAKAIGAKTNAEFLSGYEVEVVGDFKEDFVEVWVNKDINDEFFMWVAPVNGGLARVGTLGSIEALNRFLRMRMLKPTSIVEFKAGSVGFGWRKPWVRDNVALIGDAALQIKPTTAGGIVFGAICAHALREALLSGRPGDYEKLCGNVKNQISFGLRFRKVFRGMGQEDIEKVFEVLGSDEARAVIEGQADFDDHVKTAKALLRRPKLLAKLIRISPSIVRYLV; the protein is encoded by the coding sequence ATGAAGTACGATGTTCTGATCATCGGTGGGGGGCCCGCCGGCAACTACCTGGCCAACCTGCTCGCGAGGGACTTCAGTGTTGCCGTCGTCGAGAAGAAGGGCTCCTTCGGGGGAAAGGCATGCACAGGGATAATCGGGGCCGCCAGCTATGAAAGGCTGGGGTTGCCCGAGGAGGCCGTGCTCAACAAGCTGCGCGGGGCTGTCTTCTACTCGAGAATACAGAGCTTTGAGATAGCGAGAAAGACGCCACAGGCTTACATCGTGGACAGAAAAATCCTTGAGAAAACACTGGCGGAGAGGGCCGTGAAGCGGGGCGCTGAGTATTACATGGCGACGACATTCCGTGGCTTCAAGAACGGGAGGGCCGTTCTCCAGCACCTCGGCGAGAGACTGGAGATAGAGGCGGACTTTTACGTTGGAGCCGACGGCGTTTCGAGCACCGTGGCGAAGGCGATAGGGGCCAAAACAAACGCGGAATTCTTAAGCGGCTACGAGGTCGAGGTGGTTGGCGATTTTAAGGAGGATTTCGTCGAGGTATGGGTGAACAAGGATATAAACGACGAATTCTTCATGTGGGTGGCACCTGTGAATGGGGGACTGGCGAGGGTCGGAACGCTGGGAAGCATTGAGGCCCTAAACCGGTTCCTGCGGATGAGGATGCTCAAACCGACCTCAATAGTCGAGTTTAAAGCTGGAAGCGTCGGCTTCGGCTGGAGAAAGCCATGGGTGAGAGACAACGTGGCCCTCATAGGCGATGCGGCGCTCCAGATAAAGCCCACCACTGCGGGGGGTATAGTATTTGGAGCGATCTGCGCCCACGCGCTGAGGGAAGCACTCCTCTCCGGAAGGCCTGGGGACTACGAGAAGCTCTGTGGGAATGTTAAAAATCAGATAAGCTTTGGCCTTCGCTTCAGGAAGGTGTTCAGGGGGATGGGCCAGGAGGACATCGAGAAGGTCTTCGAGGTTCTCGGAAGCGACGAGGCGAGGGCGGTCATAGAGGGGCAGGCGGACTTCGACGACCACGTGAAGACAGCCAAAGCGCTTCTGAGGAGGCCAAAGCTCCTCGCAAAGCTCATAAGGATAAGCCCATCGATAGTCCGCTACCTCGTCTGA
- the pcp gene encoding pyroglutamyl-peptidase I, whose translation MKVLVTGFEPFGGESINPSWEAVKALPDEINGAELVKHRLPVTFGGVREILPRLIVKERPDVVVLTGQAGGRPNITVERVAINVMDSKMPDNEGFAPEDEPVFEGAPAAYFATIPIKAIVKALREEKIPASVSNTAGTYVCNTAMFTALHTIAVAGMETRAGFIHVPFSHEQALDKPRPSMAQETINRAIKRAVEVSIEWEG comes from the coding sequence ATGAAAGTTCTCGTGACTGGGTTTGAGCCCTTTGGAGGCGAGAGCATAAACCCTTCCTGGGAGGCCGTTAAAGCACTTCCAGATGAGATAAACGGGGCAGAACTAGTAAAACACCGGCTCCCCGTGACTTTTGGGGGAGTCAGGGAGATTCTTCCAAGACTCATAGTGAAGGAAAGGCCAGATGTGGTTGTTCTAACGGGCCAGGCCGGGGGCAGGCCAAACATCACCGTCGAGCGCGTCGCGATAAACGTCATGGACAGCAAAATGCCGGACAACGAGGGTTTTGCCCCGGAGGACGAGCCGGTCTTTGAAGGCGCTCCAGCCGCTTACTTCGCCACAATCCCGATAAAGGCCATCGTTAAGGCACTTAGAGAAGAAAAGATACCGGCGTCTGTTTCAAACACGGCCGGGACCTACGTCTGCAATACGGCCATGTTTACTGCCCTCCACACGATAGCGGTTGCGGGGATGGAAACGAGGGCGGGCTTCATACACGTGCCCTTCAGCCACGAGCAGGCCCTTGACAAACCGAGACCATCGATGGCGCAGGAGACGATAAACAGGGCGATTAAAAGGGCTGTGGAAGTCTCGATTGAGTGGGAAGGGTGA
- a CDS encoding DUF460 domain-containing protein, whose translation MRLILIFGVDVISENPKKFAVVSWFNGKLERKGEFTLYRLIRFIQSKRPDIVAIDSVTELGDDLRRFLRSLPPETKLVQVTGKPGEQRSLQSLAKEHGIRTADRFDPYEEAKLCALLASKGVGYEVLAFEDEVIVKVTRGRSHGKGGWSQDRYRKRVHNLVRDKVRELEDRLRRADIPFDLETEERDYGLARGEFRIYASREELAGLIRPMRGGDVEVRIYPVERAELGFAPLKGEEAVKERKSIIVGIDPGITVGIAAIDLNGRIIALHSERNMPVGEVFRFVSEIGHPVIVATDVSPAPGFVEKIARSFKANLFVPRESLRIEEKNELLRNLGITVDDDHQRDALAAAYKAYLRLKPKLEHIDARLREAGLSKKADEVKALVIQGYNLGEAMQMVSLRERPKVEENRDEQVREAPDLEPYLRRIRELEKRIEMLENENRELREIIKEQRRTIGRLERRIADYDEEVRRKVLRERELEAKVKRIEVLERQLREAKAVIERLGRDLVQVKRMNVVEIRGSAVPLKVMEVLSWRELERIEREVGLRRGDVLFVVNPAGAGRAIAEELVEKRIRALITEKPLPEPVKVVLREAHVPFFLSEELDVKRVDEFAVVERETLENAIAELMERWKKEDEERKAERLLQLVEEYRLERKKELMRKAEEEKEERQKA comes from the coding sequence GTGAGGCTTATTCTAATCTTTGGGGTTGACGTAATAAGCGAGAACCCGAAGAAGTTCGCCGTCGTGAGCTGGTTCAACGGAAAACTTGAGAGAAAGGGTGAGTTCACACTCTACAGGCTAATCCGCTTCATTCAAAGTAAGAGGCCTGATATCGTTGCAATTGACAGCGTTACTGAGCTCGGCGACGACCTCAGGAGGTTTCTCCGCTCACTACCGCCCGAAACGAAGCTCGTCCAGGTCACAGGAAAACCCGGCGAGCAGAGAAGCCTGCAGAGCCTGGCCAAAGAGCACGGGATAAGAACCGCCGACCGCTTTGACCCCTACGAGGAGGCCAAGCTCTGTGCCCTTCTCGCGAGCAAGGGGGTAGGTTATGAAGTACTCGCCTTCGAGGATGAGGTCATCGTAAAGGTAACCCGCGGGAGGAGCCACGGGAAGGGTGGCTGGAGCCAGGACCGCTACAGGAAGAGGGTGCACAACCTCGTCCGCGACAAGGTGAGGGAGCTAGAGGACAGACTTAGGAGGGCCGATATACCCTTCGACCTCGAAACCGAGGAGAGGGACTACGGCCTGGCGAGGGGGGAGTTCAGGATTTACGCAAGCAGGGAAGAGCTCGCCGGGCTGATAAGGCCCATGCGCGGCGGGGACGTTGAGGTCAGGATTTACCCGGTGGAGAGAGCCGAGCTAGGCTTCGCACCGCTCAAGGGAGAGGAGGCAGTAAAGGAGAGGAAGAGCATAATAGTTGGAATCGATCCCGGGATAACCGTCGGCATAGCGGCTATAGACCTGAACGGAAGGATAATAGCTCTCCACAGCGAGAGGAACATGCCGGTCGGCGAGGTCTTCCGCTTCGTCAGTGAGATCGGGCATCCGGTTATAGTCGCCACCGATGTTTCTCCCGCTCCAGGCTTCGTCGAGAAGATAGCGCGCTCCTTTAAAGCGAACCTCTTTGTCCCCAGGGAGAGTCTGAGGATAGAGGAGAAGAACGAGCTTTTGAGGAATCTGGGAATTACCGTCGACGACGACCACCAGAGGGATGCCCTGGCCGCGGCTTACAAGGCCTACCTCCGCCTCAAGCCGAAGCTGGAGCACATAGATGCGCGCCTGAGAGAAGCCGGCCTTTCCAAGAAAGCCGACGAGGTTAAGGCCCTCGTTATACAGGGCTACAACCTCGGCGAGGCGATGCAGATGGTCTCCCTCAGGGAGAGGCCAAAGGTCGAGGAAAACAGAGATGAGCAGGTTAGGGAAGCCCCTGACCTCGAACCTTATCTCAGGCGCATAAGGGAGCTGGAAAAGAGAATTGAGATGCTGGAGAACGAGAACCGCGAGCTGAGGGAAATCATCAAGGAGCAGAGGAGGACGATAGGGCGGCTGGAGCGCAGAATAGCGGACTACGACGAAGAAGTTAGGAGGAAGGTTCTCCGCGAGAGGGAGCTGGAGGCCAAGGTGAAGCGCATAGAGGTGCTTGAGAGGCAGCTGAGAGAAGCTAAAGCCGTCATCGAGCGGCTTGGCAGGGACCTTGTGCAGGTCAAGCGCATGAACGTGGTCGAGATCCGCGGCTCTGCCGTCCCTTTAAAGGTCATGGAAGTGCTGAGCTGGCGCGAGCTCGAGAGGATAGAGCGCGAAGTTGGGCTGAGGAGGGGGGATGTCCTCTTTGTCGTGAACCCCGCCGGTGCAGGGAGGGCAATAGCGGAGGAGCTGGTTGAAAAGAGGATCAGGGCCCTGATAACCGAGAAGCCCCTTCCTGAACCTGTGAAGGTGGTTCTCCGCGAGGCCCACGTCCCGTTCTTCCTCTCCGAAGAGCTGGATGTCAAGCGAGTTGACGAGTTCGCCGTCGTTGAGCGCGAGACCCTCGAGAACGCCATAGCAGAGCTCATGGAAAGGTGGAAGAAAGAGGACGAGGAGAGGAAAGCGGAGAGACTCCTACAGCTGGTGGAGGAGTACAGGCTGGAGAGGAAGAAAGAGCTCATGAGAAAGGCTGAGGAGGAGAAAGAAGAGCGCCAAAAGGCGTAA